A DNA window from Elephas maximus indicus isolate mEleMax1 chromosome 17, mEleMax1 primary haplotype, whole genome shotgun sequence contains the following coding sequences:
- the LOC126061025 gene encoding putative olfactory receptor 8G3 → MDHRNHSSVTEFILSGLTEYPELQLSLFLLFLGIYVVTVVGNLGMITLVGLSSHLHTSMYYFLSSLSFIDLCQSTLLTPKMLVNFVTEKNIISYPECMTQLYFFIIFAIAECHMLAAMAYDHYVAICNPLLYNVIMSYHVCFWLTRAVYILGIIESTIHTGFMLKLFFCNTNVVNHYFCDLFPLVKLSCSSIYINELLVPGLSAFNILTPALAILVSYISIISSILHIRSTEGKSKAFSACSSHISAVTIFYGSAAFMYLQPSNVSSMDQGKVSSVFYTIVVPMLNPMIYSLRNKEVKFALKKILESRACS, encoded by the coding sequence ATGGACCATAGAAATCATTCTTCAGTAACTGAGTTCATTCTCTCTGGACTAACAGAATATCCTGAACTCCAGCTGTCCCTCTTCCTCCTATTCTTAGGAATCTACGTGGTCACAGTGGTGGGGAACCTGGGCATGATCACGCTGGTTGGACTCAGTTCTCACCTGCACACCTccatgtactatttcctcagcAGTTTGTCCTTCATTGATCTCTGCCAGTCCACTCTCCTTACCCCCAAAATGCTGGTGAAttttgtgacagagaagaacattATCTCCTACCCTGAATGCATGACTCAGctctatttctttattatttttgctaTTGCAGAGTGTCACATGCTGGCTGCAATGGCATATGACcactatgttgccatctgtaaTCCCTTGCTTTATAATGTTATCATGTCTTATCATGTCTGCTTCTGGCTCACAAGGGCAGTATATATTCTGGGCATCATTGAATCTACAATTCATACAGGCTTTATGTTGAAACTCTTTTTCTGCAATACCAATGTTGTTAACCATTATTTCTGTGATCTCTTTCCACTCGTGAAGTTATCCTGCTCCAGCATCTATATCAATGAATTATTGGTTCCGGGTCTGAGTGCATTTAACATCTTGACTCCTGCCTTAGCCATCCTTGTCTCCTACATCTCCATCATTAGCAGCATTCTCCATATTCGCTCCACTGAGGGCAAGTCCAAAGCCTTTAGCGCTTGCAGCTCCCACATCTCAGCTGTTACAATCTTTTATGGTTCTGCAGCATTCATGTACCTACAGCCATCAAATGTCAGCTCCATGGACCAAGGCAAagtgtcttctgtgttctatacTATTGTTGTGCCCATGCTGAACCCCATGATCTACAGTCTGAGAAATAAGGAAGTCAAATTTGCCCTGAAGAAAATTCTAGAAAGTAGAGCATGCTCATGA
- the LOC126060657 gene encoding olfactory receptor 8G1-like, with protein MAAGNYSTVTEFILAGLTDKPELQLPLFFFFLGVYVVTVVGNLGMITLIGLSSHLHTPMYYFLSSLSFIDFCQSTVITPKMLVNFVIENTISYPECMTQLYFFLFFAVSECYMLAAMAYDRYVAICSPLLYKVIMSPQVCSWLILGVYIVGLVCASVHTGCMLRVHFCKFDVISHYFCDLPPLLKLSCSSTYVNELLILGFGAFNIFAPTLTIIGSYVFIIASILHMRSTEGKSKASSTCSSHILAVTIFYGSLAFMYLQPSNVSSMEEGKVSSVFYTIVVPVLNPLIYSLRNKDVNVALKKMLEKRTFS; from the coding sequence ATGGCAGCAGGAAATTACTCAACAGTGACTGAGTTCATCCTCGCTGGGCTAACGGACAAGCCAGAGCTACAGTtacccctcttttttttcttcctaggagTCTATGTGGTCACAGTGGTGGGGAATCTGGGCATGATCACACTGATTGGGCTCAGTTCTCACTTGCATACTcccatgtactatttcctcagcAGTTTGTCCTTCATTGATTTCTGCCAGTCCACTGTCATTACTcccaaaatgctggtgaactttgTGATAGAGAACACTATCTCCTACCCTGAATGCATGACTCAGCtctacttcttcctcttttttgctgtttcAGAATGTTACATGCTGGCTGCAATGGCATACGACCGCTATGTTGCTATCTGTAGCCCATTACTTTATAAGGTCATTATGTCCCCTCAGGTCTGTtcttggctgattttgggggtgTATATTGTAGGCCTGGTTTGTGCATCAGTTCATACAGGTTGCATGCTTAGGGTTCATTTCTGCAAATTTGATGTGATCAGCCATTATTTTTGTGACCTTCCTCCTCTCCTAAAACTCTCATGTTCTAGTACTTATGTCAATGAATTATTGATTCTAGGTTTCGGTGCATTTAACATATTTGCCCCAACCCTGACCATTATTGGCTCTTATGTCTTCATCATTGCCAGCATCCTCCACATGCGCTCCACTGAGGGTAAGTCCAAAGCCTCCAGCACATGCAGCTCCCACATTTTGGCTGTTACAATCTTCTATGGTTCTCTAGCATTCATGTACCTGCAGCCATCAAAtgtcagctccatggaagaagggAAGGTGTCTTCTGTGTTTTACACCATCGTTGTGCCTGTGCTGAACCCCCTGATCTATAGTCTGAGAAATAAAGATGTCAATGTTGCCCTAAAGAAGATGCTGGAGAAAAGAACATTTTCATGA